In the genome of Oceanithermus desulfurans, one region contains:
- a CDS encoding archease produces MTRLRMLEHTADVGFEVEADSLGGVFEAAAAALLRVLFEGELPRRGRRRERLALAAPDLETLMVRWLDELIYRVQTRGEVPVRTRVRLTAAPQGRRLEAELELLPFEEVRDRFAGEVKAATYHGLVVEEAEGRFRARVILDV; encoded by the coding sequence ATGACGCGCCTGCGCATGCTCGAGCACACCGCCGACGTGGGCTTCGAGGTGGAGGCCGACTCCCTGGGCGGCGTCTTCGAGGCCGCCGCAGCCGCGCTCTTGCGCGTGCTCTTCGAGGGTGAACTCCCGCGGCGGGGCCGCCGCCGCGAGCGGCTCGCGCTTGCGGCGCCCGATCTGGAGACGCTGATGGTGCGCTGGCTTGACGAGCTGATCTACCGGGTGCAGACCCGGGGCGAGGTCCCGGTGCGGACGCGCGTGCGCTTGACCGCCGCGCCGCAGGGGCGCCGGCTCGAGGCCGAGCTGGAGTTGCTGCCCTTCGAGGAGGTGAGGGACCGCTTCGCCGGCGAGGTCAAGGCCGCCACCTACCACGGCCTGGTCGTGGAGGAGGCGGAGGGGCGCTTCCGCGCGCGGGTGATTCTGGACGTCTGA